The following is a genomic window from Acidobacteriota bacterium.
ATTTCCACAAGCCGCCGAGAAAATACAAAGCGTGGCAACTAACGCAAATTTTCTGAAATTTTTCGGGATCAAGCGGTTCTCTCCTCGTCGAAAGCGAAATCGATCGCGCTCGTACGTACTGGCGCACAGAACGTGGCAAGCCATTGTAACGGGAGCCAGGCACAGTCGCTCATGGCGGGCTTGGTTCCGTTGCCGCAGGCACTGCCGCTCACAGGCCGAAGATGCGACCCCGAGGTAAGAAGTTGCTGCCGGCAGATGGATGACGGAAGCCGCAAAGTGAAACAAACAGAGAATTCTGCTGTACGACAACTGCTTTTCGTCTCTTAACCGGCGACTTCCTCGAGCTGCTTTGTATCAACATCGAAGTTGGAGTAAACGTGCTGGACGTCGTCATGATCCTCCAAGGCTTCGAGCAGTCGAATCATTGTGTTAGCGGCGTGTCCTTCCAGCTTGATGTAGTTCTGGGGAATCATCGAAATCTCGGCGAGTGAAGTCTCTACATTGGCCCCTTTGATCGCGTTGAGTACGCTCTCAAAGGCTGCGGGATCAGTGACGATTTCCCAATCATTGCCATCGTCGCGAAGATCTTCACCACCGTTCTCGAGGACCAGCGACATAAGATCGTCCTCCTTTGCCACTGACTTCGGCACCACTATGTAGCCCTTCTTGTGAAACATCCAGGCCACAGAGCCAGCTTCACCAAGGTTTCCACCGTTC
Proteins encoded in this region:
- a CDS encoding YebC/PmpR family DNA-binding transcriptional regulator, with translation MSGHSKWATIKHKKGALDAKRGKTFTRLIKEITMAAKSGGGDPEGNPRLRTAIAAAKAENMPADNIKRAVQRGTGELPGATYEEILFEGYGPGGVALLVDVTTDNRNRTVSEIRHAFGKNGGNLGEAGSVAWMFHKKGYIVVPKSVAKEDDLMSLVLENGGEDLRDDGNDWEIVTDPAAFESVLNAIKGANVETSLAEISMIPQNYIKLEGHAANTMIRLLEALEDHDDVQHVYSNFDVDTKQLEEVAG